From a region of the Pseudanabaena sp. ABRG5-3 genome:
- a CDS encoding helix-turn-helix domain-containing protein, whose protein sequence is MSHYTCFCLQTIWQAINIPDSQSCHRELILPKLKSDFLLTTTERSELYKLRVIEQLSISEIGRRLKRNKSTISR, encoded by the coding sequence GTGTCTCACTATACTTGTTTCTGCCTTCAAACAATATGGCAAGCTATAAATATTCCAGATTCCCAATCATGTCATCGGGAGTTAATACTTCCCAAATTAAAATCAGATTTCTTACTTACCACCACAGAAAGAAGTGAACTGTATAAACTGCGAGTAATTGAGCAACTATCGATATCAGAGATCGGTCGTCGCCTGAAGCGAAACAAAAGTACGATATCTAGATAA
- the thrB gene encoding homoserine kinase has product MTIFEVSVPATTANIGPGFDCLGAALSLYNQFEFSLADRLTITASGEGADKVERDETNLVYQAIAKFYQHIDRPIPPIAFHTDTKIPLSRGLGSSATAIVGGIVGANLLAGSPLDRLELLDLAIAMEGHPDNVAPAMLGGCQLMASNQAGGWEYCDLHWHESIGLVVAIPDFELSTSKAREVLPKQFSMKDAVFNASHLALLSHGIQTGNVNWLKAGLQDRLHQNYRQSLIIGMAEVQAAAIAAGAYGVVISGAGPTLLSLAPMGTIEAVAQAMSQAWQAIGVHAVTKCLAIAKDGTTFKTR; this is encoded by the coding sequence ATGACCATTTTTGAAGTTTCCGTTCCTGCGACTACTGCTAATATTGGCCCTGGGTTTGATTGCCTTGGTGCAGCCCTATCGCTTTATAACCAATTTGAATTTTCCCTCGCCGATCGCTTAACGATTACCGCATCGGGTGAAGGTGCAGACAAGGTGGAACGGGACGAAACAAACTTGGTATATCAAGCGATCGCTAAGTTTTATCAGCACATTGATCGCCCAATCCCACCAATCGCCTTTCATACAGATACCAAAATCCCCCTATCGCGTGGTTTAGGTAGCTCTGCAACCGCGATTGTCGGCGGCATTGTCGGCGCGAATCTACTGGCAGGTTCACCGCTAGATCGTTTGGAATTGTTGGATTTAGCGATCGCAATGGAAGGACATCCTGATAATGTCGCGCCTGCAATGTTGGGCGGATGTCAGTTGATGGCATCTAATCAAGCAGGTGGTTGGGAATATTGCGATTTGCATTGGCATGAAAGTATTGGGCTAGTTGTGGCAATTCCTGACTTTGAGCTATCGACATCTAAGGCAAGGGAAGTATTACCCAAGCAATTTTCGATGAAGGATGCGGTTTTTAATGCCTCACACTTAGCCCTATTAAGTCATGGGATTCAGACAGGGAATGTGAATTGGTTAAAGGCAGGTTTGCAGGATCGACTACATCAAAACTATCGCCAAAGCTTGATTATTGGTATGGCAGAGGTACAAGCTGCCGCGATCGCCGCAGGAGCCTATGGCGTAGTTATCAGTGGCGCTGGCCCCACCCTACTTTCTTTAGCGCCAATGGGTACAATAGAGGCAGTCGCCCAAGCAATGAGTCAAGCATGGCAAGCAATTGGTGTTCATGCTGTGACAAAATGTTTAGCGATCGCCAAAGATGGTACAACATTCAAAACTCGTTAA